The Antennarius striatus isolate MH-2024 chromosome 20, ASM4005453v1, whole genome shotgun sequence genome includes a region encoding these proteins:
- the scrib gene encoding protein scribble homolog isoform X2, with product MLKCIPLWRCNRHVESVDKRHCSLQTVPDEIFRYSRSLEELLLDANQLKELPKPFFRLLNLRKLGLSDNEIQRLPPEVANFMQLVELDISRNDIPEIPESIKFCRALEIADFSGNPLSRLPDGFTQLRALAHLALNDVSLQTLPNDIGNLANLVTLELRENLLKSLPTSLSFLVKLEQLDLGSNELETLPDTLGALPNLRELWLDRNQLSSLPPELGNLRRLVCLDVSENRLEELPSELNGLLALTDLLLTQNVLEVVPDSIGGLKQLSILKVDQNRLTHLTDSIGECENLTELVLTENLLQSLPRSLGKLKKLTNLNVDRNRLGSVPKELGGCASLNVLSLRDNRLGKLPAELADATELHVLDVAGNRLQNLPFALTNLNLKAMWLAENQSQPMLKFQTEDDERTGEKVLTCYLLPQQPSPSLENLLQNSVDDSWTDSNLNRVSVIQFQEETKAEEEDDEAAADRRGLQRRATPHPSELKVMKKVIEERRNEAFTSRPDGEEESIDPQEKRLSDLSNQSHDSQVSNSTLSATSHEERRNVTVASHREDLVDGHYPHEEEELDEMEVEYIEPTVHFAEEPIIRGGEEDEEEDGEDGERSDEEDERPAFPMEKQRLIRKDTPHYKKHFKITKLPKPEAVAALLQGFSPGGLNSTTQAAEDERDEEEDESLSTPLHHHRIEELVDGQQVNSSQVKGVSFDQVNNLLIEPARIEEEEHTLTIQRQTGGLGISIAGGKGSTPYKGDDEGIFISRVSEDGPAARAGVKVGDKLLEVNGVDLHEAEHHTAVEALRSSGETVSMSVLRERMVEPENAITTTPLRPEDDYFPRERRSSGLAFNLETTPSGPQQRLSTCLIRNDRGLGFSIAGGKGSTPYRTGDTGIYISRIADGGAAHRDSTLRVGDRVISINGVDMTEARHDQAVALLTGTSPTIALLVERDPKAPGGSPGQSRARAHSPPPPEPSDSPDQEEEGLNLHGNHLSQMEDEYPIEEVTLVKSGGPLGLSIVGGSDHASHPFGINEPGVFISKVIPHGLACQSGLRVGDRILEVNSIDLRHATHQEAVRSLLANKQEIRMLVRRDPSPPGMQEIVIQKQPGEKLGISIRGGAKGHAGNPFDATDEGIFISKVSSSGAAARDGRLQVGMRILEVNNHSLLGMTHTEAVRVLRAIGDSLGMLVCDGFDPRKVAAVEASPGIIANPFATGIVRKNSLESISSIDRDLSPEEIDIMQKESEMVRETSQWEREDMEKVERMRLEREEATRLLEEETENMRTGPLKLDYKTLAALPTTSLQKINRFPLPVSLAAPMEAPLPAHYGSPLEPLGFSLNHHTEPESAPGLNTGHLQSDQADYLQGPQLLAADSAGSSTTINSSTCEAEEEECLVDSQPISFKENPFLVANRKGKGRPPGQQILSGPPVGYGKEGQLQPWLFSKAPSSDYTRTDSPIREAPYSPTIQPANIHYTSTPTAKEDTPSSTRPGAIQPVGRVWQSTSPATPDGNSPNPFQHGPSPFNSQTSDLYGVRNNFHLNQPSPEPQLINEVFDDDIDGQTGPGKSLAGKVSSRQDYMSLAAVPRLSRLSMELQSPSPGGKDSPEQRSFRDRQKYFEIDVKQQTPDKPKPRVSLVGEDDLKKMREEEERKFEQRAREYLLDEDDEDDDEEDLAKQMAHMKASGKVLLDGVEYRVEPVSPPSQHSMSQSFNVTPPSYYGSSGPSSVDGKGDSQRNSLEDSFRTGQRPDSMTGLISAYPSESAAPIRTAKAERRHQERLRMQSPELAVAPDKDLSPAEKRALEAEKRAMWRAARPYGLEEDVRQYEQDLAKRLYQARVRASQGPPEAPQPPSSSSAASQLRMKSLEQDALKAQMVIAKSRDGKKRGTLDQLTESPSPAPTPSPTPMEELSPRGLTSPGRLSLSSKKFDYRQFAAIPSSKPVYDIQTPDAANNTQFINDDSGNPGNATSLEAEAPTTLPATSALEEMALYSNKRKLRQGRRSLEAAMPT from the exons CCGTTCTTCAGACTACTCAACCTCCGAAAGCTCGGCTTGAGCGACAATGAGATCCAGAGACTCCCTCCTGAGGTGGCCAACTTCATGCAGCTGGTGGAACTGGACATCTCCAGAAACG ACATTCCTGAGATCCCCGAGAGCATTAAGTTTTGCAGGGCTTTGGAGATCGCAGACTTCAGTGGAAACCCCCTGTCCAG ATTGCCAGATGGCTTCACTCAGCTCAGAGCGCTGGCTCACTTGGCGCTCAACGACGTGTCTTTGCAGACGTTGCCCAACGACATTGGAAA cCTTGCCAACCTTGTGACGTTGGAGCTCAGGGAAAACCTGCTGAAGTCTTTGCCCAC GTCACTCTCTTTCCTGGTGAAACTGGAACAGCTGGACCTGGGCAGCAATGAACTGGAAACTTTA CCAGACACCCTGGGTGCCCTCCCCAACCTGAGGGAGCTCTGGCTGGACCGTAACCAGCTGTCCTCATTACCACCA gagctGGGAAATCTCCGGAGGCTGGTGTGTCTGGACGTGTCAGAGAATCGTCTGGAGGAGCTTCCCTCGGAGCTCAATGGCCTCctggctctcactgacctgctgctcACACAGAATGTGTTGGAGGTTGTCCCAGACAGCATAG GAGGCCTGAAACAGCTGTCCATCTTGAAAGTGGACCAGAACAGACTGACCCACCTGACTGACTCCATAGGAGAGTGTGAGAACCTTACAGAGCTCGTCTTGACGGAAAACCTTTTACAG TCACTTCCTCGCTCGCTGGGCAAGCTGAAGAAGCTGACTAATCTGAATGTAGACCGCAACCGTTTGGGAAGTGTTCCCAAAGAGCTGGGGGGTTGTGCCAGCCTCAACGTTCTCTCACTGAGAGACAACCGCCTGGGGAAACTTCCTGCAGAGCTCGCAGATGCCACTGAGCTACATGTGCTGGATGTGGCTGGAAACCG ATTACAAAACCTGCCTTTTGCCCTGACTAACCTCAACCTGAAGGCCATGTGGCTCGCAGAAAACCAGTCACAGCCAATGCTCAAGTTCCAGACGGAGGATGACGAGCGCACTGGAGAGAAGGTGTTGACCTGCTATTTATTACCCCAGcagccttctccaagtctag AGAACTTGTTGCAGAACAGTGTGGATGACAGCTGGACGGACAGCAACCTGAACAGAGTGTCAGTCATTCAGTTCCAGGAGGAGAccaaagcagaggaggaggatgacgagGCTGCTGCCGACCGTAGA GGCCTTCAGCGCAGAGCCACACCACACCCCAGTGagctgaaggtgatgaagaaggTGATTGAAGAGAGGAGAAATGAAGCTTTCACATCGCGACCTGATGGAGAAGAAGAGTCCATTGACCCACAG GAGAAGCGGCTCAGTGACCTTTCCAATCAGAGTCATGACTCTCAAGTGTCCAATAGCACGCTCTCAGCCACCTCCCATGAGGAACGACGCAACGTGACCGTGGCCTCACACAGAGAGGACTTAGTAGATGGTCACTACCCTCATGAAGAGGAAGAGCTGGATGAGATGGAGGTGGAGTACATTGAG CCCACTGTGCACTTTGCAGAGGAGCCCATCATCCGCGGTGGAgaagaggacgaagaggaggacggCGAAGATGGCGAGAGGAGTGACGAAGAAGACGAAAGGCCTGCCTTTCCCATGGAAAAGCAGCGTCTGATCAGAAAAGACACGCCACACTACAAGAAGCACTTCAAAATCACCAAGCTGCCGAAGCCCGAGGCTGTGGCCGCGCTGCTACAGGGCTTCAGCCCTGGCGGCCTCAACTCTACGACGCAGGCTGCAGAGGACGAGCGggacgaggaggaagacgagagtCTATCCACCCCTCTACACCATCACAGGATAGAGGAGCTGGTGGACGGCCAGCAGGTCAACTCCAGTCAAGTAAAG GGGGTGTCATTTGATCAAGTCAATAATCTGCTGATTGAACCTGCTCGaattgaggaggaagag CACACCTTGACTATTCAGAGACAAACAGGCGGCCTGGGCATCAGCATCGCCGGAGGGAAGGGGTCCACACCTTACAAGGGAGACGATGAG ggAATTTTCATCTCCAGAGTGTCTGAGGACGGTCCTGCAGCCAGAGCCGGGGTAAAAGTGGGAGACAAGCTCTTGGAG GTGAACGGCGTGGACCTCCACGAGGCGGAACATCACACCGCCGTCGAAGCGCTCCGTAGCTCCGGCGAAACAGTTTCCATGTCGGTGCTGCGAGAGCGCATGGTGGAACCGGAGAACGCCATCACCACCACGCCACTGAGGCCCGAGGACGATTACTTCCCGCGGGAGAGACGGAGCAGCGGCCTGGCTTTCAACCTGGAGACGACTCCCAGCGGGCCTCAGCAGCGGCTCTCCACCTGCCTGATCCGAAACGACCGGGGGCTGGGATTCAGTATCGCAGGGGGCAAAGGCTCCACGCCCTACCGCACGggagacaca GGAATATACATCTCTCGTATCGCAGACGGAGGAGCGGCGCACCGCGACAGCACGCTGCGAGTCGGAGACAGGGTGATCTCT ATCAATGGTGTAGACATGACAGAGGCCAGGCATGACCAGGCAGTAGCGCTCCTTACTGGCACCTCCCCCACCATTGCCCTCTTGGTGGAACGAGACCCAAAAGCACCAGGGGGCTCTCCAGGTCAGTCCAGGGCCAGAGCCCACTCCCCTCCGCCCCCTGAACCATCAGATTCACcagaccaggaggaggaaggcctcAACCTTCATGGGAACCACCTGAGCCAGATGGAAGACGAGTATCCCATCGAG gaagtgaccctGGTGAAGTCAGGCGGTCCCCTCGGCCTGAGCATCGTAGGAGGCAGCGATCACGCCAGTCACCCGTTTGGCATCAATGAGCCCGGAGTGTTCATCTCCAAG GTGATCCCTCATGGTCTTGCGTGTCAAAGTGGTCTGCGTGTCGGCGACCGCATTTTGGAAGTGAACTCAATCGACCTACGTCACGCCACGCACCAGGAAGCTGTGCGATCCCTGCTGGCCAACAAGCAGGAGATCCGCATGTTGGTACGGAGAGATCCCTCACCACCGGGGATGCAG GAAATCGTGATCCAGAAACAACCCGGGGAGAAGCTCGGCATCAGTATCCGGGGAGGGGCCAAAGGTCATGCAGGAAACCCTTTTGATGCCACAGATGAAGGCATCTTCATCTCCAAG GTTAGTTCGAGCGGCGCAGCAGCGAGAGATGGCCGGCTGCAGGTCGGCATGCGGATCCTGGAGGTGAACAACCACAGCCTGCTGGGGATGACGCACACGGAGGCAGTGAGGGTTCTCCGTGCCATTGGAGACTCCCTGGGAATGCTGGTGTGTGATGGATTCGACCCACGAAAAGTGGCTGCTGTCGAG GCATCTCCTGGCATCATTGCCAACCCGTTTGCAACAGGCATCGTCCGCAAGAACAGTTTGGAAAGCATCTCATCAATAGACCGAGACCTGAGCCCAGAGGAGATAGACATCATGCAGAAG GAGTCTGAGATGGTGAGAGAGACATCACAGTGGGAGCGAGAAGACATGGAAAAAGTG GAGCGTATGCGCTTGGAGCGAGAGGAGGCAACTCGCCTGCTAGAAGAGGAGACCGAG AACATGCGCACTGGACCTTTAAAACTTGACTACAAAACCCTGGCAGCACTTCCCACCACCAGTCTGCAGAAAATCAACAGG TTCCCACTTCCTGTAAGTCTAGCTGCACCCATGGAGGCCCCCCTGCCGGCCCATTATGGCTCCCCTTTAGAGCCACTGGGCTTCAGTTTAAACCACCACACGGAACCCGAGTCCGCTCCCGGTCTGAACACGGGGCACCTCCAATCTGACCAGGCAGATTACCTTCAGGGACCCCAGCTCCTCGCTGCTGACAGTGCTGGTTCATCAACAACCATCAATTCATCAACatgtgaagctgaagaagaggaATGCTTGGTGGACTCTCAGCCTATCAGCTTTAAAGAAAACCCTTTCTTAGTGGCCAATCGTAAAGGCAAGGGCCGTCCTCCCGGACAGCAGATCCTGTCGGGACCTCCTGTGGGCTACGGGAAGGAGGGACAGCTCCAGCCCTGGTTGTTTAGCAAG GCGCCTTCGTCCGATTACACCAGGACCGACAGCCCTATCAGGGAAGCCCCGTACTCTCCCACCATCCAACCG gcAAACATTCATTACACTTCCACTCCCACTGCCAAGGAGGACACGCCATCATCA ACGCGGCCCGGTGCCATCCAGCCGGTTGGGCGCGTGTGGCAGAGTACCTCCCCCGCCACCCCGGACGGCAACAGTCCCAACCCTTTCCAGCATGGTCCCTCCCCCTTCAACTCCCAGACCTCT GACCTGTACGGCGTGAGGAACAATTTCCATCTGAATCAGCCGTCTCCAGAG CCTCAGTTGATCAACGAGGTGTTTGATGATGACATAGATGGTCAAACGGGACCTGGTAAGAGTCTGGCTGGCAAGGTCTCCTCCCGTCAGGACTATATGAGCCTGGCGGCGGTGCCACGGCTCTCCAGGCTCTCCATGGAGCTGCAG AGTCCTTCTCCTGGAGGTAAGGACAGCCCGGAGCAGCGTTCCTTCAGGGACCGGCAGAAGTACTTTGAGATCGACGTGAAGCAGCAGACGCCGGACAAACCCAAACCTCGAGTGTCTCTCGTGGGAGAAGACGACctgaagaaaatgagagaggaagaag AGAGGAAGTTCGAACAGCGGGCGCGAGAGTACCTGCTGGACGAAGACGATGAGGATGATGACGAGGAAGACCTGGCGAAGCAGATGGCGCACATGAAAGCCTCCGGGAAGGTGCTGCTGGACGGAGTGGAGTACCGAGTGGAGCCCGTGTCCCCCCCATCCCAGCACTCCATGAGCCAAAGCTTCAACGTCACGCCACCCAGCTACTACGGCAGCTCGGG gccgTCCTCGGTCGATGGCAAAGGAGACTCTCAGAGAAATTCCCTGGAGGACAGCTTCAGGACGGGGCAGAGGCCCGACTCCATGACTGG ATTGATCTCCGCGTACCCGAGCGAATCGGCCGCTCCCATTCGCACCGCCAAGGCAGAGCGCAGACATCAGGAGAGGCTTCGCATGCAGAGCCCCGAGCTGGCCGTGGCCCCCGACAAGGACCTGTCCCCCGCTGAGAAGCGAGCTCTGGAGGCCGAGAAGAGAGCCATGTGGAGGGCAGCGCG GCCGTATGGTCTAGAGGAGGATGTAAGGCAGTATGAGCAGGACCTGGCTAAGAGGCTCTACCAGGCCCGAGTGAGGGCGTCTCAGGGCCCGCCCGAGGCCCCCCagcccccatcctcctcctctgcagcctCCCAGCTCAG AATGAAGTCTCTGGAGCAGGACGCCCTGAAAGCTCAGATGGTCATCGCCAAGTCGCGGGACGGGAAGAAGCGTGGGACGTTGGACCAGCTGACGGAGTCGCCCTCGCCCGCCCCCACTCCCTCCCCGACGCCAATGGAAG AGCTCAGTCCACGGGGGCTCACCTCTCCAGGCAGGCTG TCCCTGTCGTCAAAGAAGTTTGACTACCGACAGTTTGCTGCCATTCCTTCTTCCAAACCCGTATACGACATCCAG ACCCCTGACGCAGCGAACAACACGCAATTCATCAACGACGACTCCGGCAACCCAG GGAACGCCACCAGCCTTGAGGCCGAGGCACCCACCACGCTGCCTGCCACCTCAGCCCTGGAGGAAATGGCTCTCTATAGCAACAAGCGCAAACTGAGGCAGGGTCGCCGCAGCCTGGAAGCCGCCATGCCCACGTAA